Proteins encoded in a region of the Paenibacillus pedocola genome:
- a CDS encoding DUF2188 domain-containing protein — protein sequence MEDQRKHQIHTTPSEDGGWDNQEGGNKLSHHRTKEQAEKAGKREAINARTELKIHNRDSKISDSISYGNDPYPPKG from the coding sequence ATGGAAGATCAGCGCAAGCATCAAATTCACACGACCCCAAGTGAGGATGGCGGTTGGGATAATCAGGAGGGCGGAAACAAGCTCAGCCATCACCGCACAAAGGAACAGGCAGAAAAGGCCGGGAAAAGGGAAGCTATAAATGCCCGAACGGAGCTGAAAATTCATAACAGGGACAGTAAAATATCCGATTCAATCAGCTACGGAAATGATCCGTATCCGCCCAAAGGGTAA
- a CDS encoding DUF3231 family protein: MTGILGGNPKEEPMHYGEIYGVWQASMVAKGALSCYRAFLYHAGDNDLKKILNTMIDQAELEISECDSLLAEQGLASAPVYPNRPETKLEDIPVGARFTDPEIAAKLAADNAAGLVACSQMMGQSIREDIGALFGKYHLTKAGIGLKVLHLSKKKGWLIPPPLQVKRPEPVNA, from the coding sequence ATGACTGGAATTCTAGGCGGCAATCCAAAAGAAGAACCGATGCATTATGGTGAAATCTACGGCGTATGGCAAGCCTCTATGGTGGCTAAGGGTGCACTTTCTTGTTACAGGGCTTTTTTGTATCACGCCGGTGACAATGATCTCAAGAAAATATTAAATACGATGATTGATCAGGCGGAACTGGAAATCAGTGAATGTGATTCGCTGCTGGCAGAGCAGGGGCTGGCTTCAGCTCCGGTATATCCTAACCGGCCAGAGACTAAGCTGGAGGATATTCCTGTTGGTGCGCGGTTTACAGATCCCGAAATCGCAGCCAAACTTGCAGCTGATAATGCAGCCGGACTTGTGGCCTGCAGCCAGATGATGGGCCAATCGATCCGGGAAGATATCGGGGCATTGTTTGGTAAATATCATCTTACTAAAGCGGGCATCGGCCTTAAGGTCCTTCATCTGTCCAAGAAAAAGGGCTGGCTCATTCCTCCACCGCTTCAAGTGAAAAGACCCGAACCTGTTAATGCTTAA
- a CDS encoding LysE family transporter, whose product MNIFVGYIFLGLSLSAPLGPINAAQLDKGLRGGFWHAWAVGLGAISADIIYMLLVYFGMIHLLDAPFVKAFLWLFGFFVLVYTGVDSIRNAGDITATEMRGSDASLFRSFLSGFLMSLFNPLSILFWLGIYGSILAKAASEYPMQQLLIYSGAIVLGILLWDVTMAAASSIFRKLLTIRVLRAISVLSGLSLIVFGFYFGVQAARLLFFS is encoded by the coding sequence ATTAATATTTTTGTCGGGTATATTTTTCTGGGGTTATCCCTTTCGGCGCCCCTCGGCCCCATTAATGCGGCGCAGCTGGACAAGGGTTTGCGCGGAGGGTTTTGGCACGCCTGGGCTGTCGGCCTGGGAGCGATAAGCGCCGATATCATTTACATGCTGCTCGTTTATTTCGGTATGATTCATCTGCTTGATGCACCGTTTGTCAAAGCATTCTTATGGTTATTCGGTTTCTTCGTCCTGGTCTATACCGGTGTGGACAGCATCAGAAACGCAGGAGACATTACCGCGACAGAAATGCGGGGAAGTGATGCTTCACTCTTCAGATCATTTCTGTCGGGATTCCTGATGTCGCTGTTCAATCCCCTCTCTATCCTGTTCTGGCTGGGCATTTACGGATCTATCCTGGCCAAGGCTGCTAGTGAGTATCCAATGCAGCAGTTATTGATTTACAGCGGAGCCATTGTACTCGGCATTCTGCTCTGGGATGTAACTATGGCTGCCGCTTCCAGTATATTCCGCAAATTGCTGACTATCCGGGTATTGAGGGCTATCTCTGTGTTATCAGGCCTGTCCTTGATCGTATTCGGCTTTTACTTTGGCGTACAGGCTGCCAGGCTGCTATTTTTCAGCTAA
- a CDS encoding amidohydrolase family protein, with translation MKIIDAHVHYSNIEVFHETAQTLANIDYSEKGLLEEFRRTGVIAGVGMGVTETVAGAFPDAAALNPMLLDLGGQLPGNLFTCVGINPLTLHLEGQLEALEESLRQEKTVGIKLYAGYYHFNVGDEIYAPVYKLAWAYQLPIVIHGGLTYSDRGLLKYSHPLSMEETFLKHRDITFMLCHLGDPWVMDTAALLEKNPNLYTDLSGWIVGDPAKVDRLLTEQTYTDHFRRAIVFAEKYDRLVFGTDWPLVPLEAYIKFVKHLIPEAYWEEVFYKNALRVFPKLEQLINELESNE, from the coding sequence ATGAAAATCATAGATGCACATGTTCATTACTCGAATATCGAGGTCTTTCATGAGACGGCGCAGACATTGGCCAATATCGATTACTCCGAAAAAGGACTGCTTGAAGAGTTCCGGCGTACCGGTGTAATTGCCGGAGTGGGGATGGGAGTTACTGAAACTGTGGCAGGTGCCTTTCCTGATGCCGCGGCATTGAATCCGATGCTGCTGGATTTGGGCGGACAGCTTCCGGGCAATCTGTTTACCTGTGTCGGAATCAATCCGCTGACCCTCCATCTGGAGGGCCAGCTTGAAGCGCTGGAAGAATCGCTGCGCCAGGAGAAGACCGTCGGGATCAAACTGTACGCGGGCTATTATCATTTCAATGTCGGAGATGAGATCTACGCGCCGGTGTACAAACTGGCTTGGGCATACCAGCTTCCTATTGTCATACATGGCGGCCTTACCTATTCAGATAGGGGACTGCTTAAATATTCGCATCCGCTGTCTATGGAAGAGACATTCCTGAAGCATCGTGACATTACCTTTATGCTCTGTCATCTGGGTGATCCGTGGGTCATGGACACGGCGGCGCTGCTGGAGAAGAATCCGAATCTGTACACAGATCTGTCCGGCTGGATCGTTGGTGATCCTGCTAAAGTTGACCGCCTTCTGACGGAGCAGACCTATACGGACCATTTCCGCCGCGCCATCGTATTTGCCGAGAAATATGACCGGCTTGTTTTTGGCACCGACTGGCCGCTGGTTCCGCTGGAGGCGTATATTAAGTTTGTAAAACATCTCATCCCTGAAGCTTACTGGGAGGAAGTCTTTTATAAGAATGCACTGCGTGTGTTCCCTAAGCTGGAACAGCTGATCAATGAATTAGAATCAAACGAATAG
- a CDS encoding MFS transporter produces MFRSTSNPKPDAEQTVDKHALIFGLISVFLCGLGFSIIAPVVPFIVQPYITHPGDQAIAVTLLTSVYAVCVFFAAPVLGALSDKYGRRPLLLICLLGSAAGYFVFGLGGALCVLFAGRIIEGITGGSISTIFAYFADIIPPQQRTKYFGWVSAVVGAGTVIGPTIGGFLARFGYSVPMYFGAAVTLLNVVYGLFFMPESLEKKNRLKEITLIRLNPFTQLANLLSMKNLRRLLISAFLLWIPNGSLQAVFSQFTMDTFSWKPALIGLMFSIMGFQDIFSQAFIMPKLLKKLGDQQIAIVGMVSEIIGYSLIALSALFSFYPLMIAGMFIFGFGDSVFGPSFNGMLSKSVDSSEQGRIQGGSQSIQALARVIGPLIGGQIYVSLGSASPAFMGMILIAAAIPILYKRTNVKV; encoded by the coding sequence ATGTTTAGATCCACATCAAACCCTAAACCAGATGCAGAACAAACTGTAGATAAACACGCTTTAATATTCGGTCTTATCTCAGTGTTTCTTTGCGGATTAGGCTTCAGTATCATCGCACCTGTCGTCCCGTTCATAGTACAGCCCTATATAACTCATCCGGGAGATCAGGCGATTGCAGTTACGCTGTTGACCTCTGTTTATGCAGTCTGTGTGTTTTTTGCGGCTCCCGTCCTTGGGGCTTTAAGCGACAAATATGGCCGTCGTCCACTGCTCCTGATTTGTCTGCTGGGTTCTGCAGCCGGGTACTTCGTTTTTGGCCTGGGTGGAGCGCTATGTGTCCTATTTGCCGGACGTATTATTGAAGGTATAACAGGCGGGAGCATAAGCACCATCTTCGCTTACTTTGCAGACATTATTCCTCCGCAGCAGAGAACCAAATATTTTGGCTGGGTAAGTGCGGTTGTAGGTGCTGGCACTGTGATTGGCCCGACCATAGGCGGATTCCTTGCCAGGTTTGGTTATTCTGTACCCATGTATTTTGGAGCCGCAGTCACTTTATTGAATGTGGTGTACGGATTGTTTTTTATGCCTGAGAGCCTTGAAAAGAAGAATAGACTGAAAGAGATTACCTTGATAAGACTGAATCCATTTACACAGCTTGCAAACCTGCTTTCCATGAAAAATTTAAGAAGACTGCTTATCTCAGCGTTCCTGCTTTGGATACCTAACGGATCTTTACAGGCTGTTTTTTCACAATTTACAATGGATACCTTCAGCTGGAAGCCAGCACTCATCGGACTTATGTTTTCGATTATGGGTTTCCAGGACATCTTTTCCCAGGCTTTCATAATGCCCAAGCTTTTGAAGAAACTTGGTGATCAGCAGATAGCAATCGTCGGAATGGTATCGGAAATTATAGGCTATAGTCTTATTGCGCTATCCGCTTTATTCTCCTTCTATCCGCTCATGATCGCCGGCATGTTTATTTTTGGTTTTGGTGATTCGGTCTTTGGACCTTCATTCAATGGAATGCTCTCCAAATCTGTGGATTCCAGTGAACAAGGAAGGATTCAAGGAGGCAGCCAATCTATTCAGGCTTTGGCAAGAGTGATCGGTCCCCTCATCGGAGGTCAGATCTATGTTTCACTAGGGTCTGCCTCACCCGCTTTTATGGGGATGATCCTTATAGCAGCGGCAATACCTATTTTGTACAAAAGAACGAATGTAAAGGTGTAG
- a CDS encoding amino acid permease, whose product MNQASDKAQEGKKLKWWQLSLLGVAGTIGTGYFLGSGLAITIGGPAVLLVYTLAAIGTYMVFDALARMTAQHPEQGSFRSYAKKAFGSWAGFGSGWVYWFSELLIMGSQLTALSIFSRFWFPAVPMWIFAAGFAVLGLCIVFFGNKEFDRVENVLAVIKVAAILMFLVVAVALLAGWIGGSKYTPKLPLSMPELLPSGTIGLWSAFIFAYYAYGGIEVLGIMSYRLQKPEEAPKAGKVMLLVLAVLYVLSIGLAVTMVPLKAFNPKESPFVLALRSDHLAFVPHVFNGVLIVAGFSTMTASLYAITSMMLTLAQEGDAPKVFSKKLKDKYPLYALCLIAVGLLGAIMMSLWLPGKVYEYITTAAGLMILYNWSFILLSSARLLKPDKLSGIKRWIGLLLIGAAVAGTLFHALSRPGFYISLLIVAVIALSDFIVQRVRKKHSAGNGNQESQTDGMTDAHRSLPGGPEFRIKGIRLRKNKV is encoded by the coding sequence ATGAACCAAGCTTCAGATAAGGCACAGGAGGGCAAAAAGTTAAAATGGTGGCAGCTAAGTTTGTTAGGAGTAGCTGGAACTATAGGTACAGGGTACTTTCTTGGATCGGGCCTGGCGATCACGATCGGCGGACCCGCAGTACTGCTTGTCTACACGTTAGCGGCAATTGGAACCTATATGGTATTTGATGCATTGGCCCGAATGACGGCACAACATCCCGAGCAGGGCTCATTCCGGTCCTATGCCAAAAAGGCTTTTGGGAGCTGGGCCGGATTCGGGAGCGGCTGGGTATACTGGTTTTCGGAACTGTTAATTATGGGGAGTCAGCTCACGGCCTTGTCCATATTCTCCCGTTTCTGGTTCCCGGCTGTGCCGATGTGGATCTTTGCGGCCGGTTTTGCCGTCTTGGGCTTATGCATAGTTTTTTTCGGCAATAAAGAATTTGACCGGGTTGAAAATGTGCTGGCTGTCATTAAAGTGGCTGCTATTTTGATGTTCCTGGTTGTTGCAGTGGCTCTACTGGCCGGATGGATTGGTGGCAGCAAATATACCCCAAAACTTCCGTTAAGTATGCCCGAACTGTTGCCGTCAGGAACGATTGGATTATGGTCGGCTTTTATTTTTGCTTATTATGCCTACGGCGGCATTGAAGTGCTCGGTATTATGTCCTACAGGCTCCAGAAACCGGAGGAGGCTCCCAAAGCAGGCAAGGTAATGCTGCTGGTCCTGGCGGTGTTATATGTCCTGTCAATCGGACTGGCTGTGACGATGGTGCCGTTAAAGGCCTTCAATCCGAAGGAGAGTCCGTTTGTGCTTGCCCTGCGGAGTGACCACTTGGCTTTTGTGCCGCATGTATTTAACGGTGTATTAATTGTTGCCGGATTCTCTACAATGACCGCATCGCTCTATGCGATAACTTCCATGATGCTCACCCTTGCCCAGGAAGGGGATGCCCCCAAGGTTTTCTCAAAGAAACTGAAGGATAAATATCCGTTATACGCCCTATGCCTGATTGCTGTCGGTTTGCTGGGTGCAATCATGATGTCGCTGTGGTTACCGGGTAAGGTATATGAATACATTACTACAGCCGCCGGACTTATGATTTTGTATAACTGGTCCTTTATTCTGCTCTCGTCTGCAAGACTGCTTAAGCCGGATAAATTGAGCGGAATAAAACGTTGGATCGGATTACTGCTGATTGGCGCTGCAGTTGCGGGTACTCTTTTTCATGCGCTCAGCCGGCCGGGCTTCTACATCAGTCTGTTGATTGTCGCTGTAATTGCGCTGAGTGACTTCATTGTCCAGCGGGTGCGGAAAAAGCATTCTGCCGGTAATGGCAACCAAGAATCGCAGACGGATGGAATGACGGATGCACACCGCAGCCTTCCCGGCGGGCCTGAATTTCGGATTAAAGGCATCCGGCTGCGTAAGAATAAGGTTTAG
- a CDS encoding NAD(P)/FAD-dependent oxidoreductase, which produces MKKVIVIGAGILGASAAYQLAKEGAEVLIIDRKDQGQATDAAAGIICPWLSQRRNQAWYGLAKAGARFYPGLIAELRSEGETDTGYANVGALSIHHDIEKISRMHERAQSRQADAPEIGGITVLNEEETQSRFPLLAEGYHSVQISGASRIDGRALRDALLRSAQRNGAVLMHGDAALQFDNNRVTGAVAGGKNFTADTVIVCAGAWASPLLLPLGIRFKVHFQKAQIMHVQVADQQDTGAWPVIIPPTDQYLLSFEDRKIVIGATHENEIEGYDTRVTVGGMQEILNKGLELAPGLADSTFQEVRVGFRPFTPGFLPVIGAFPGWEGLITANGLGASGLTMGPFIGSQLAKLALGLELDIELHDYDVQKAVE; this is translated from the coding sequence ATGAAGAAAGTCATCGTTATCGGAGCAGGGATTCTTGGTGCTTCAGCGGCATATCAGCTGGCAAAAGAGGGAGCAGAAGTGCTGATTATAGACCGTAAGGATCAAGGACAGGCGACGGATGCTGCAGCCGGTATCATTTGTCCCTGGCTGTCGCAGCGGCGTAATCAGGCGTGGTACGGGCTGGCAAAAGCAGGTGCACGGTTTTACCCCGGGTTAATTGCGGAACTCCGTAGCGAAGGTGAAACCGATACAGGGTATGCGAACGTAGGCGCTTTAAGTATTCATCACGATATAGAGAAAATCAGCAGGATGCACGAGCGGGCACAATCGAGGCAAGCGGATGCGCCGGAAATCGGCGGGATTACGGTACTTAATGAAGAAGAAACTCAGAGCCGGTTTCCGTTATTAGCCGAAGGCTACCATTCTGTGCAGATCAGCGGTGCTTCGCGTATAGACGGGCGTGCGCTGCGCGACGCACTGCTGCGTTCAGCCCAGAGAAACGGAGCCGTCCTGATGCACGGGGACGCAGCACTGCAATTTGACAATAATCGTGTCACCGGGGCAGTTGCCGGAGGCAAAAACTTCACTGCTGACACCGTTATTGTCTGTGCAGGCGCTTGGGCGAGTCCTTTGCTGCTGCCCTTGGGCATCCGCTTCAAGGTTCATTTCCAAAAAGCGCAGATCATGCATGTACAGGTTGCTGACCAACAAGATACCGGCGCCTGGCCGGTAATAATACCGCCTACGGATCAATATCTGCTCTCTTTTGAGGACCGGAAAATCGTCATAGGGGCGACTCACGAAAATGAGATCGAAGGCTATGATACAAGGGTCACAGTAGGCGGGATGCAGGAGATACTGAATAAAGGGCTGGAGCTTGCTCCCGGTTTAGCTGACAGTACGTTTCAGGAAGTCAGAGTAGGATTCCGCCCGTTTACCCCGGGTTTTCTTCCGGTGATCGGCGCTTTTCCCGGCTGGGAGGGACTGATCACGGCTAACGGACTTGGAGCATCCGGCTTAACGATGGGGCCGTTTATTGGCAGTCAGCTGGCCAAGCTTGCACTTGGATTAGAATTAGATATTGAACTCCATGATTACGATGTTCAAAAAGCAGTTGAGTGA
- a CDS encoding nitroreductase family protein produces MTIIDLIQTRRTIKQFKPDAISEEAVLSWLEAASYAPNHRMTEPWEILFIGAETRAKLNHKTDFGGAPVVLALLSKPAATPFERDEYVMAAACFAQNFLLAAHEAGVGAYWASLGAQPRNRATLGVPEDYDVIGIFGIGYPEEVPALKPRTPLASKITYLT; encoded by the coding sequence ATGACAATCATTGACCTAATCCAAACACGGAGAACCATTAAACAATTCAAGCCTGATGCCATTAGTGAAGAGGCTGTGCTCTCCTGGCTGGAAGCTGCAAGCTACGCCCCGAATCACCGGATGACCGAGCCTTGGGAGATTTTATTCATTGGAGCTGAGACCAGGGCTAAGCTGAATCACAAAACAGACTTTGGCGGTGCTCCAGTCGTTCTTGCCTTATTGTCTAAACCCGCGGCTACTCCGTTTGAACGGGACGAGTATGTAATGGCTGCTGCCTGTTTTGCACAAAATTTCTTGTTGGCTGCCCATGAAGCTGGCGTTGGTGCGTACTGGGCATCCTTAGGAGCTCAGCCCCGCAATCGTGCCACTCTAGGTGTGCCGGAAGATTACGATGTAATCGGTATATTCGGTATCGGCTATCCGGAAGAAGTTCCGGCGCTCAAGCCGAGAACTCCGCTAGCCTCCAAAATTACTTATTTGACATAA
- a CDS encoding MarR family transcriptional regulator, whose product MNKEEQLTTGFRDLYNKMVSLNKDKMEDALRGYKASEVHCIEYIGKNADSNVTKLAESFYMTRGAISKITKKLIEKGLIESYQKPENKKEIYFRLTAQGEVIYNIHEGLHQEFQERDRAVFEQVTEEQFDSMLSFVEKYNTHLDAEIKKKAMNIKPE is encoded by the coding sequence ATGAACAAAGAAGAACAGCTCACAACCGGTTTCAGGGACTTATATAACAAGATGGTTTCGCTTAATAAAGATAAGATGGAAGATGCTCTGAGGGGTTATAAAGCTTCTGAAGTACACTGCATAGAATACATTGGGAAAAATGCAGATTCCAACGTGACAAAGCTTGCGGAGTCCTTTTATATGACTAGAGGTGCCATAAGTAAAATAACTAAAAAGCTCATCGAAAAAGGCCTAATTGAAAGCTACCAGAAGCCGGAGAATAAGAAAGAAATCTATTTTAGGCTTACTGCACAAGGGGAAGTAATATATAACATCCATGAGGGACTGCACCAAGAATTTCAAGAGCGGGATAGGGCCGTTTTTGAACAAGTCACTGAGGAGCAATTTGACAGTATGCTAAGTTTTGTGGAGAAGTATAATACCCATTTGGATGCAGAAATAAAGAAAAAGGCTATGAACATTAAGCCGGAATAA
- a CDS encoding GNAT family N-acetyltransferase, protein MVQAGEAVIEEYEPRKHAKSIAEMWNRSFESWGGDNAYQTEQSVIDEHRNSTHLKLFLAVVAEEVIGYCSFSHYKEDTGALYIPLLNVRPDYHGRKIGKMLVRRALEETIKLGWPRLDLYTWPGNTKAVPTYKKSGFFWEKRDDSTHLMNFIPSVLQTGAVKHYFETIDWYKDSTREISVQPDGRKENGFDYFTYTWSKDSLQLKMEYERSGRGLRLIETEDYLIQATIPRQHKLPFGNSYPIVYEAVNKSGQPLTLQVRSISNKQINFELNESRVIAATESIEGSFYIHPVEEEQNAYQTHPVVEAELLINGLTAVFKLGVEPKFPVKLKLELPNRTIFAGEDIELDLTVENEYDTETVFAFDLPSDSILIFKEPGVRIAVPAKGRRTIPLAAKVLAYGLWHHRVNITASEDSRESSVVQQELSLAFPGLHTAFGGQTDMGWMISSGSYSAYLDKFSNALTFYEGRHWAFRLFHPKFGLPYTNEYKKYPVLQMVHYREEEAMVLEAQYELDSSAGLLFTVVVKLYSNGIFTRHYKIHNTSSTDRNEDLYLKDSFSFGLDGGVIPYRGEYIDLHQGVHASSPDYWEVQELTENWLFADDGTSTRGITWPSELKLIRDHWMYAVEHQFKEIPAGSILHTKPLRVALGTWSSWRDFRSFALLKGDSQDLNTSTQLKIILNDGNPFVSGSPVVRLQEHKKIFLDGRIGVSSVLNSLEEHSLDVNAEQKLTEVNLPLVSNQRAEADLVTVQLDWDIYEMDKSYLIFPGSVNEMIQETRYVEQAEVLIADNGVLKIQASSSFAPALFSLQYHGEEWLDSSFPHPAPKSWWNPWMGGLSAGFDGISPLSLIEEPREAAFAQMSDNKGNLWSGIRMSVTITNNPKFRGLTLHHYFLLLPGAPVLASTVRIEQHTGSPLYPLELISSGYYKTGSDLIDSRGRVKNASGENIIYKAGRVQCELNSPSGIIQYSSRERKRQLTLIANPELDATELMVNTHVIASYTTEKLYLRDGIGQFSKPQFHLISDLKIPEQAYEDLLTIKFMK, encoded by the coding sequence ATGGTGCAAGCTGGAGAAGCCGTTATCGAAGAATATGAACCCCGCAAACACGCGAAGTCCATTGCGGAGATGTGGAACAGAAGTTTTGAAAGCTGGGGAGGAGATAATGCGTATCAGACGGAACAGAGTGTGATCGATGAGCACCGCAATAGCACTCACCTCAAACTGTTTCTGGCTGTAGTCGCCGAAGAGGTCATCGGATACTGCAGCTTCTCTCATTACAAAGAAGATACGGGAGCATTATATATACCTTTGTTGAATGTCCGGCCTGATTACCACGGCCGCAAAATCGGCAAAATGCTTGTACGGCGTGCTCTAGAGGAAACTATTAAGCTTGGCTGGCCGCGGCTGGACCTGTATACCTGGCCCGGCAACACCAAAGCGGTTCCGACCTATAAGAAAAGCGGATTTTTCTGGGAAAAACGCGATGACTCCACACACCTAATGAACTTTATCCCTTCTGTCCTGCAAACCGGAGCGGTCAAACATTACTTTGAAACGATAGACTGGTATAAAGACAGTACCCGCGAAATCTCGGTTCAGCCGGACGGGCGGAAGGAAAACGGTTTTGATTATTTTACATATACGTGGAGCAAGGATTCGCTTCAGCTGAAGATGGAGTATGAACGGTCCGGGCGGGGCCTGCGGCTGATTGAAACGGAGGATTATCTGATTCAGGCGACCATTCCGCGGCAGCATAAGCTTCCTTTTGGAAACAGTTATCCTATTGTCTATGAAGCGGTAAATAAAAGCGGACAACCCTTAACCCTACAGGTTAGAAGCATCAGCAATAAGCAAATCAATTTTGAGCTGAATGAATCCAGGGTTATTGCGGCAACGGAGTCTATTGAAGGCAGCTTTTATATCCATCCGGTGGAAGAAGAACAAAATGCTTATCAGACGCATCCGGTCGTGGAAGCCGAACTGCTTATTAACGGCTTAACCGCCGTTTTTAAACTTGGTGTGGAGCCGAAGTTTCCGGTTAAGCTCAAGCTGGAGCTGCCGAATCGGACCATTTTTGCCGGAGAAGACATTGAGCTTGATTTGACTGTGGAGAATGAATATGACACCGAGACGGTTTTCGCTTTTGATTTGCCAAGTGATTCCATTCTAATTTTTAAAGAACCTGGCGTAAGGATAGCGGTTCCGGCTAAAGGCCGGAGAACTATCCCGCTTGCGGCAAAAGTACTGGCGTATGGACTGTGGCATCATCGCGTAAATATTACTGCGAGTGAAGATAGCCGAGAGTCTTCGGTTGTGCAACAAGAGCTTAGTCTAGCATTCCCCGGACTACATACCGCTTTTGGCGGTCAAACGGATATGGGCTGGATGATCAGCAGCGGATCGTATTCTGCATATCTTGACAAATTCAGCAACGCTCTTACATTCTATGAGGGCAGACATTGGGCGTTCAGGCTGTTCCATCCCAAATTCGGTCTGCCTTACACTAATGAATACAAGAAATACCCTGTTTTACAGATGGTTCATTACAGGGAAGAGGAAGCTATGGTGCTGGAAGCCCAGTACGAGCTGGACTCCTCAGCCGGGTTACTATTTACTGTAGTAGTAAAGCTGTACAGCAACGGAATATTTACCCGTCATTACAAAATTCATAATACATCTTCTACAGACAGGAACGAGGATCTATACCTGAAGGACAGCTTTAGCTTTGGTCTTGACGGAGGCGTGATTCCTTATCGCGGAGAGTATATAGACTTGCATCAAGGGGTTCATGCTTCCAGTCCGGATTATTGGGAAGTACAGGAGCTTACGGAGAATTGGCTGTTCGCAGATGACGGTACTTCAACGCGGGGGATTACCTGGCCGTCAGAGTTGAAGCTGATCCGGGACCATTGGATGTATGCCGTTGAGCATCAGTTTAAGGAGATACCTGCCGGCAGCATCCTTCATACCAAGCCGCTCCGTGTTGCTCTGGGAACCTGGAGCAGTTGGCGTGATTTCCGTTCGTTTGCTTTGCTTAAGGGCGATTCACAGGACCTAAATACCTCAACGCAGCTAAAAATCATCTTGAATGACGGGAACCCTTTTGTAAGCGGATCACCGGTAGTGCGGCTTCAGGAGCACAAAAAAATCTTTTTAGACGGCCGGATAGGCGTTTCCTCTGTATTAAACAGCCTCGAGGAACATAGCCTTGATGTGAATGCCGAACAGAAACTCACCGAGGTTAACCTTCCGCTTGTCTCCAATCAACGTGCAGAAGCTGATCTGGTAACCGTGCAGCTTGATTGGGATATTTACGAAATGGATAAGAGTTACCTTATATTCCCGGGCTCCGTCAATGAAATGATCCAAGAGACCAGATATGTAGAACAGGCAGAGGTGCTTATCGCGGATAATGGGGTGCTTAAGATTCAGGCCAGCAGCAGCTTTGCTCCTGCATTGTTTTCGCTACAGTACCACGGCGAGGAGTGGCTTGATTCCTCTTTCCCGCATCCGGCGCCGAAATCCTGGTGGAATCCTTGGATGGGCGGACTTTCAGCCGGCTTCGACGGGATCTCTCCGCTCAGCCTGATCGAAGAGCCGCGGGAAGCTGCTTTTGCTCAAATGAGTGATAATAAAGGGAACCTTTGGTCAGGCATCCGGATGAGTGTAACCATCACGAACAATCCTAAATTCAGGGGGCTTACCCTGCATCATTATTTTCTGCTCCTGCCCGGTGCACCTGTTCTTGCTTCTACAGTAAGGATTGAGCAGCATACCGGATCGCCTCTGTATCCGCTTGAGCTTATCTCATCGGGCTACTATAAGACAGGCAGTGACCTGATAGATAGCAGAGGGCGTGTAAAGAACGCAAGCGGTGAGAACATTATCTATAAAGCGGGCAGAGTACAATGTGAATTGAACAGTCCAAGCGGGATCATTCAATATAGCTCCAGAGAGCGGAAGCGGCAGTTGACCTTAATCGCCAATCCGGAGCTGGATGCTACCGAGCTGATGGTAAACACCCATGTGATAGCATCCTATACAACAGAGAAGCTATATTTGCGGGACGGGATCGGGCAGTTCAGCAAACCTCAGTTTCATCTCATCTCGGACCTGAAGATTCCGGAGCAAGCCTACGAAGATTTGTTAACGATCAAGTTTATGAAGTAA